A region of Paenibacillus thiaminolyticus DNA encodes the following proteins:
- a CDS encoding deoxyribonuclease IV, whose product MNPSLPGRGDGSFALQYGCHLSLRGGYSHAARDAVRLQEAFGLGCYQYFSKNPRGLSVKLGYEDEAEAAREICERHGIQTVVHTPYPTNLAVDAELAPERFQATVQSLLNDLMIAEACGSIGAVVHFGMFKGKSDGDQLLLRTYGNIIRTIDTVLAVWNGRARLLLENQAGSHGGLGVTLEELIQIRQLSRYSDKIGYCFDTCHAFVSGLWDPSKTDEFVAKGHELGYWPHMQVIHLNDSREVYASRQDRHANLGDGHIGIEDLARLAMAEGICGKPLILETPGSEQYGHVPEWNRLKQAVRAGNK is encoded by the coding sequence ATGAATCCTAGTCTCCCAGGGAGGGGAGACGGCAGCTTTGCGCTGCAATACGGTTGTCATTTGTCGCTGCGAGGCGGGTATAGCCATGCCGCGCGTGACGCGGTCCGATTGCAGGAGGCGTTTGGCCTTGGCTGCTATCAATATTTCAGTAAGAACCCAAGGGGCTTGTCCGTCAAGCTCGGCTACGAGGATGAGGCGGAGGCGGCTCGGGAGATATGTGAACGTCACGGGATTCAGACCGTCGTTCATACGCCGTATCCGACGAATCTGGCGGTCGATGCCGAACTGGCGCCAGAGCGGTTCCAAGCGACGGTGCAATCGCTGTTGAATGATTTGATGATTGCGGAAGCCTGCGGATCGATTGGAGCGGTCGTCCATTTCGGTATGTTTAAAGGCAAGTCCGACGGTGATCAGCTTCTGCTGCGCACCTACGGGAACATTATTCGTACGATCGATACGGTGCTTGCCGTCTGGAACGGGCGCGCCCGGCTTCTGCTAGAGAATCAGGCGGGCAGTCATGGCGGCCTCGGAGTAACGCTGGAGGAGCTTATCCAGATCAGGCAGTTAAGCCGCTATTCCGACAAAATCGGCTATTGCTTCGATACCTGTCATGCGTTCGTCAGCGGCTTGTGGGATCCGTCCAAGACCGATGAATTCGTTGCCAAAGGGCATGAGCTTGGTTATTGGCCGCATATGCAGGTCATTCATTTGAACGATTCAAGAGAAGTCTATGCTTCGCGCCAAGATCGTCACGCTAATCTGGGAGACGGGCATATCGGCATTGAGGATCTGGCCCGACTGGCGATGGCTGAAGGGATCTGCGGCAAGCCGCTCATTCTGGAGACGCCAGGCAGCGAACAATACGGACATGTTCCCGAGTGGAACAGGCTGAAGCAGGCAGTTCGGGCCGGCAACAAATGA
- a CDS encoding DNA-formamidopyrimidine glycosylase family protein, which translates to MPGIPEIEGYRRWLDQHTVGQRIRTLDMQRQSGLNVEMERMHDQALGRQILFVERRGTDLIFHLDNGQRLVLRLGQEDDLHIDRLEAGAEDEELKTAASASKPSFSLRLDSVAVTVVKSRSLQLLLLTAKELDQQQREHGPDPLSRHLTAERFRQRFAKRRSTLKAALMNPALLAGIDSRYADDIAFAAGLRPSVRVDQLQEEELDRLYLSMIHVLQEAIERQDGSGAAADGSTASVSWGIAGKTGEPCPRCGTPIEEMQIQRKPAYFCPQCQPLPPVDES; encoded by the coding sequence ATGCCGGGAATTCCCGAGATCGAAGGTTACCGGAGATGGTTGGATCAGCATACGGTAGGCCAACGTATCCGCACATTGGATATGCAGCGCCAATCCGGGCTGAACGTGGAAATGGAACGTATGCATGATCAGGCTCTTGGCCGACAAATTTTATTTGTGGAACGAAGAGGGACGGATCTTATTTTTCATCTGGATAATGGTCAGCGCCTAGTGCTGCGGTTGGGCCAGGAGGATGATCTTCATATTGACAGGCTCGAAGCCGGTGCGGAGGACGAGGAACTGAAAACGGCCGCAAGCGCAAGCAAGCCTTCATTTTCGCTCCGCTTGGACAGCGTGGCGGTGACCGTGGTCAAGTCGCGGTCGCTTCAGCTGTTGCTGCTGACGGCGAAAGAGCTGGATCAACAGCAGCGGGAGCATGGTCCTGATCCATTGTCCCGCCACTTGACGGCGGAACGGTTCCGCCAACGGTTCGCCAAGCGGCGGTCGACTTTGAAGGCGGCCTTGATGAATCCCGCGCTGCTGGCCGGAATTGACAGCCGGTATGCGGATGACATCGCGTTCGCCGCCGGGCTTCGCCCTTCTGTGCGTGTTGATCAGCTGCAGGAAGAAGAGCTTGACCGGTTGTATTTATCAATGATTCATGTGCTTCAGGAAGCGATCGAGCGGCAGGATGGGAGCGGAGCGGCAGCTGACGGCAGTACGGCTTCAGTCTCATGGGGAATTGCAGGCAAGACAGGGGAGCCTTGCCCGCGCTGTGGCACGCCGATTGAAGAAATGCAGATCCAGCGGAAGCCCGCGTATTTCTGTCCGCAGTGCCAGCCGCTGCCGCCAGTGGATGAATCCTAG
- a CDS encoding TIGR01457 family HAD-type hydrolase yields the protein MMDTKWYACIDLDGTMYHGSTMIEGADALVSTLQQLRIPYQFVTNNSSRTPEEVADMLNGLGINAKSQDVLTSAQAAASYIQKKYQGRRVFMIGERGLEQALTDAGITWTADVEAVWNEEIDIVVQGIDRSVSYAKLEAAAAAVRKGALSILTNPDLMLPSDRGFSPGAGSIGAAIQAASGVEPVVIGKPSRIIMDAALERLGCRAEEAIVIGDNMMTDMLAGQQAGCRTALVLTGLTTAANLEDYQKRSGVNPDMICATLEELRQWFMEQAHVNE from the coding sequence ATGATGGACACGAAATGGTATGCCTGCATTGATCTGGATGGAACGATGTATCACGGATCGACGATGATTGAAGGAGCGGATGCGCTGGTCTCGACATTACAGCAGCTCCGAATTCCGTATCAGTTCGTGACGAACAACTCGTCGCGTACGCCGGAAGAAGTTGCTGACATGCTGAATGGGCTCGGAATCAATGCGAAAAGTCAGGATGTGCTCACGTCTGCACAAGCTGCTGCATCGTATATTCAGAAGAAATATCAGGGCCGCCGCGTATTTATGATCGGGGAACGGGGCCTGGAGCAAGCGTTGACGGATGCCGGAATTACGTGGACGGCGGATGTAGAGGCCGTATGGAATGAAGAGATCGATATCGTCGTTCAGGGAATTGACCGGAGCGTGAGTTATGCGAAGCTGGAAGCGGCCGCAGCCGCAGTGCGCAAGGGAGCGCTCTCGATTCTGACGAATCCGGATCTGATGCTGCCTTCCGACCGGGGATTCTCCCCTGGAGCCGGGTCGATCGGGGCGGCGATCCAGGCTGCCTCCGGAGTTGAACCCGTCGTGATCGGGAAGCCGAGCCGCATCATCATGGACGCCGCACTGGAACGGCTGGGCTGCCGCGCGGAGGAAGCCATCGTCATCGGCGATAATATGATGACTGATATGCTGGCAGGTCAGCAGGCGGGGTGCCGGACGGCGCTTGTATTGACAGGCCTTACAACAGCGGCCAACCTCGAGGATTATCAGAAACGCTCGGGAGTCAATCCCGATATGATATGCGCTACGCTGGAGGAGCTGCGGCAGTGGTTCATGGAACAAGCGCATGTTAACGAATAA
- a CDS encoding Gfo/Idh/MocA family protein translates to MQKLGFSIVGFGTIAKTHMIALRTLPIVKPLPVELYLHALVTRRPEEVGVQARRIGFAHITNSLEEALQIEGSDAVSICTPNALHADQVRTAVARRQAVYCEKPVTDNAQATKELVGEIPAQHPQQLAFVFRYHPAVMRIRSWLEAGLVGEVLQCKIAYLRSGYLSESRPFSWRLSDSLSGGGAITDIGVHALDLIRHWFGDFASVDGHVHTFVPERPKTAGSEERVPVHVDDWGVMTYKTESGVHGMVEVSRIAYGAEAFRIDIVGTKGSITCDLERDKMPALHLLNGQHPALPEPDSLYLLPDEKATMGVFQDSHFAALHHFILRLSGDERWSDIVPTLADGNAVEQWVDHVIRADRER, encoded by the coding sequence ATGCAGAAGCTTGGTTTCTCTATAGTAGGGTTCGGCACGATCGCCAAAACCCATATGATTGCATTGAGAACGCTGCCGATTGTGAAGCCGCTGCCCGTGGAGCTATATCTCCACGCGTTGGTCACCAGACGGCCCGAAGAGGTGGGCGTCCAGGCACGCCGCATCGGATTTGCCCATATTACGAATTCGTTGGAAGAGGCGCTTCAGATCGAAGGCTCTGATGCGGTTAGCATTTGCACACCGAATGCGCTGCACGCAGATCAAGTCAGAACCGCGGTCGCCCGCCGGCAGGCTGTATATTGCGAGAAGCCGGTAACGGACAATGCGCAGGCGACGAAAGAGTTGGTAGGGGAGATACCCGCACAGCACCCGCAGCAGCTCGCATTTGTATTTCGTTATCACCCGGCTGTCATGCGCATCCGGTCCTGGCTGGAGGCGGGGCTGGTCGGCGAAGTTCTGCAATGCAAAATCGCTTATCTGCGTTCCGGATATTTGAGCGAATCAAGGCCTTTCAGTTGGAGGCTGAGCGACTCTTTGTCCGGCGGAGGAGCCATTACGGATATCGGCGTGCATGCGCTTGATCTGATCCGTCACTGGTTCGGTGATTTCGCGAGCGTGGATGGTCATGTACATACGTTTGTGCCGGAGCGGCCGAAGACGGCCGGCTCAGAAGAGCGTGTCCCGGTCCATGTCGATGATTGGGGCGTCATGACCTATAAGACAGAGAGCGGCGTCCATGGGATGGTGGAAGTATCCCGGATTGCTTATGGCGCTGAGGCGTTCCGGATAGACATCGTCGGTACGAAGGGGAGCATAACCTGCGACCTGGAACGGGACAAGATGCCGGCCCTTCATTTATTGAACGGACAGCATCCGGCGCTCCCTGAACCGGACAGCCTGTATTTGCTCCCGGACGAAAAGGCCACGATGGGCGTGTTTCAGGACAGCCACTTTGCGGCGCTTCATCATTTCATTTTGCGATTGTCCGGAGATGAACGCTGGTCGGATATCGTTCCGACCTTGGCAGACGGCAATGCGGTTGAGCAGTGGGTGGATCATGTCATCCGTGCCGACCGGGAGCGGTAG
- the rnz gene encoding ribonuclease Z: MDLYFLGTGAGMPTTRRNVSSLVLRLQEERGTFWMFDCGEGTQHQVLRSPLKLGKCEFIFITHLHGDHLFGLPGLLSSRAYQGGVDPLTVFGPAGLSEFMETAFRVSDTHLPYALHIQEIGPGLIWSDDSFRVTGLPLDHRVPSYGYRVEELARPGKLRIEVLEQMGIPPGPIYGKLKRGEDVTLPDGRRIAAAAVLGEPIPGKVVAILGDTRPCENAVRLAEGADVLVHEATFMEDKRGNAHEYGHSTAADAAAIAMKADAGKLVLNHFSSRYKEEETLAHLLAEARAIFPSTVLADDLLAVPLAMEPDNSR, from the coding sequence ATGGATCTTTATTTTCTCGGCACTGGGGCTGGCATGCCGACTACCCGGCGCAATGTAAGCAGCCTCGTGCTTCGCTTGCAGGAAGAACGGGGAACGTTCTGGATGTTCGATTGCGGCGAAGGGACGCAGCATCAAGTTCTTCGTTCTCCATTGAAGCTTGGCAAGTGCGAATTTATTTTTATTACGCATTTGCACGGGGATCATTTATTCGGGTTGCCGGGGCTGTTGTCCAGCAGAGCTTATCAGGGCGGAGTTGACCCGTTGACCGTGTTCGGACCGGCAGGGCTGAGCGAATTCATGGAGACCGCGTTTCGAGTAAGTGATACGCATTTGCCCTATGCGCTGCATATCCAGGAGATCGGGCCGGGCTTAATCTGGTCCGACGACAGCTTCCGGGTCACCGGACTTCCGTTGGATCACCGTGTGCCTTCCTATGGCTACCGGGTTGAGGAGCTGGCCCGTCCGGGCAAGCTGCGCATTGAGGTGCTTGAGCAGATGGGGATTCCACCCGGACCGATCTATGGCAAGCTTAAGCGCGGGGAGGATGTCACGCTGCCGGACGGGCGGCGCATTGCGGCTGCGGCCGTCCTGGGAGAACCGATACCGGGGAAGGTGGTCGCGATATTAGGCGATACGCGGCCGTGCGAGAATGCGGTACGGTTGGCGGAAGGGGCGGATGTCCTTGTTCATGAAGCTACGTTCATGGAAGATAAGCGCGGCAATGCGCATGAATACGGCCACAGCACCGCCGCGGATGCAGCCGCTATCGCCATGAAGGCCGACGCGGGCAAGCTGGTGTTGAACCACTTCAGCTCGCGCTACAAAGAAGAGGAGACGTTGGCTCATTTGCTGGCCGAGGCGAGGGCGATCTTTCCCTCCACAGTGCTCGCCGACGACCTGCTTGCCGTTCCGCTCGCGATGGAACCGGACAATAGCCGCTAG
- the metH gene encoding methionine synthase — translation MKKPTLEERLQERILILDGAMGTMIQQADLSPEDFGGEHLDGCNEMLVLTRPDVISRIHEQYLEAGADILETNTFGATSIVLAEYDLQEQARELNLAAAKLAVEAAKKFSTPDWPRYVAGAMGPTTKTLSVTGGVTFDQLVDTYYEQALALIEAGVDALLLETSQDTLNVKAGSIAIQRAMETTGQKLPLMISGTIEPMGTTLAGQNIESFYISLEHLNPVSIGLNCATGPEFMRDHLRSLSAISRAAISCYPNAGLPDENGHYHESPESLARKIATFAEQGWLNIAGGCCGTTPEHIRVLKEELDKYEPRQQAGSHPPAVSGIETVYIENESRPYMVGERTNVLGSRKFKRLIREGKIEEAAEVARAQVKSGAHVIDVCLQDPDRDETEDMRVFLQEVVKKVKVPLVIDTTDPEVLELALKYTQGKAIINSVNLEDGLEKFENVVPLVHRYGASLVVGTIDERGQAITREDKLEVAQRSYDILVNDFGIEPENIIFDPLVFPVGTGDEQYIGSAKETIEGIRLIKEAMPRCQSILGVSNISFGLPEAGREVLNSVFLYECTKAGLDYAIVNTEKLERYASIPEHERKLSEALLYETNDETLAEFVAAFRNRAVEKKVKTNDLPLEERLASYIVEGTKEGLTPDLALALDKYPPLDIINGPLMKGMEEVGRLFNNNELIVAEVLQSAEVMKASVAFLEPHMEKNESAVKGKILLATVKGDVHDIGKNLVEIILSNNGYEIINLGIKVPPEQLIEAYRKEKPDAIGLSGLLVKSAQQMVVTAQDLRSAGIDVPIMVGGAALTRKFTKNRIIPEYDGLVLYAKDAMEGLDLANKLMNAEERQLLVDELRAHKERLAKEEEGEQKLPKLTRAVRSAIKEAPVQLPPDLERHVLRNIPVPQVIPYVNMQMLLGHHLGMRGSVEQRLKERDPKTVELKETVDRILREEAESGVLQANAMYRFFPAQSEGDSIHIYNPERQDEVLHTFTFPRQQVDPYMCLADFLRSKESGVMDYVGFLVVTAGKGVRERSDEFKHQGEYLRSHALQSVALELAEGLAERIHHMMREVWGIPDPAEMTMKERFGARYQGIRVSFGYPACPNLEDQEPLFRLMQPEDIGVHLTEGFMMEPEASVTAMVFAHPQGTYFNVDKA, via the coding sequence ATGAAGAAACCAACATTAGAAGAACGACTTCAAGAACGTATTCTCATTCTAGACGGTGCGATGGGAACGATGATTCAGCAGGCGGATTTATCGCCGGAAGATTTCGGAGGCGAACATTTGGACGGATGTAACGAAATGCTCGTTCTGACTCGTCCTGACGTCATTTCACGAATACACGAACAATACCTTGAAGCCGGAGCTGACATTCTGGAGACGAACACCTTCGGCGCGACCAGCATCGTGCTCGCGGAGTACGATCTGCAGGAGCAGGCCCGTGAATTGAATCTGGCAGCGGCGAAGCTGGCGGTAGAGGCGGCGAAGAAGTTCAGCACGCCAGATTGGCCGCGCTACGTGGCCGGAGCGATGGGCCCAACGACGAAAACGCTGTCGGTCACCGGAGGGGTTACCTTCGATCAACTGGTAGACACCTATTACGAACAAGCCCTGGCGCTCATTGAAGCGGGAGTCGACGCGCTGCTGCTGGAGACGTCTCAAGACACGTTGAACGTGAAAGCCGGTTCGATTGCCATTCAACGCGCGATGGAGACGACGGGACAGAAGCTGCCGTTAATGATTTCGGGCACGATCGAGCCGATGGGAACGACCCTTGCCGGACAAAATATTGAATCCTTCTATATCTCCCTCGAGCATCTGAATCCGGTGTCGATCGGCTTGAACTGTGCGACCGGACCGGAATTCATGCGCGATCATTTGCGATCGCTCTCCGCGATTAGCCGGGCGGCGATCAGCTGCTACCCGAATGCAGGCCTGCCTGACGAGAACGGACATTATCACGAATCCCCGGAATCGCTCGCCCGCAAAATCGCCACCTTCGCCGAACAGGGCTGGCTGAATATTGCAGGCGGCTGCTGCGGGACAACGCCGGAGCATATCCGTGTGCTGAAGGAGGAGTTGGATAAATACGAGCCTCGTCAGCAAGCCGGAAGCCACCCGCCGGCCGTATCCGGAATCGAGACTGTATATATCGAGAATGAGAGCCGCCCATACATGGTCGGCGAACGGACGAACGTGCTGGGCTCGCGCAAGTTCAAGCGGTTAATCAGGGAAGGCAAGATTGAAGAAGCGGCAGAGGTGGCGCGTGCCCAAGTGAAGAGCGGAGCTCATGTCATCGATGTGTGCCTTCAGGATCCGGATCGGGATGAGACAGAAGATATGCGCGTGTTTTTGCAGGAAGTGGTAAAGAAGGTCAAAGTGCCGCTCGTCATCGACACGACGGACCCGGAAGTGTTGGAGCTGGCATTAAAATATACGCAAGGCAAGGCGATCATTAACTCGGTTAATCTGGAGGACGGACTGGAAAAATTCGAGAATGTCGTTCCATTAGTGCACCGTTATGGCGCATCGCTCGTCGTCGGCACGATCGATGAACGCGGTCAGGCCATTACCCGGGAGGATAAGCTCGAGGTCGCTCAGCGCTCCTATGATATTCTGGTCAATGATTTTGGCATCGAGCCGGAAAATATCATCTTCGATCCGCTGGTGTTCCCGGTCGGAACCGGGGATGAGCAATATATCGGCTCGGCGAAAGAAACGATCGAAGGCATCCGCCTCATCAAAGAAGCGATGCCCCGCTGCCAATCGATACTCGGCGTCAGCAACATATCGTTCGGCTTGCCGGAGGCCGGCCGGGAAGTCCTGAATTCTGTCTTTCTATATGAGTGCACCAAGGCGGGACTCGACTACGCGATTGTCAACACGGAGAAGCTGGAGCGATATGCTTCCATACCGGAGCATGAGCGGAAGCTGTCCGAGGCGCTTCTCTACGAGACGAATGACGAGACGCTTGCCGAGTTCGTGGCCGCGTTCCGCAACCGGGCAGTAGAGAAGAAGGTGAAAACGAACGATCTTCCGTTGGAGGAACGGCTTGCTTCTTATATAGTGGAGGGCACGAAGGAAGGACTTACCCCGGATCTGGCGCTCGCTCTGGACAAATATCCGCCGCTTGACATAATTAACGGCCCGCTGATGAAAGGAATGGAAGAGGTTGGCCGCCTGTTCAATAACAATGAGCTGATCGTGGCCGAGGTGCTGCAGAGCGCGGAGGTGATGAAGGCATCCGTTGCCTTCCTCGAGCCGCATATGGAGAAGAACGAATCTGCAGTCAAGGGGAAAATATTGCTCGCCACCGTAAAAGGCGACGTCCATGATATTGGGAAGAACCTGGTTGAAATCATTCTGTCCAACAACGGCTATGAAATTATTAATCTCGGGATCAAAGTTCCGCCTGAACAACTGATTGAAGCTTACCGCAAGGAAAAGCCGGATGCGATTGGCTTATCTGGTCTGCTGGTCAAATCGGCCCAACAGATGGTTGTGACCGCGCAAGATCTGCGGAGCGCCGGCATCGATGTGCCGATTATGGTCGGCGGCGCGGCGCTGACGCGCAAATTTACGAAAAACCGGATCATTCCGGAATATGACGGCCTTGTCCTGTATGCCAAAGATGCAATGGAGGGGCTGGACTTGGCGAACAAGCTGATGAACGCCGAGGAACGGCAGCTTCTCGTCGATGAGCTGCGTGCCCATAAGGAACGGCTAGCGAAGGAAGAGGAAGGGGAGCAGAAGCTGCCGAAGCTGACCCGTGCGGTCCGCTCGGCGATCAAGGAAGCGCCGGTGCAGCTTCCGCCGGATCTGGAACGCCACGTGCTGCGTAATATACCCGTGCCGCAAGTGATTCCGTACGTGAATATGCAGATGCTGCTTGGGCATCACCTCGGCATGCGCGGGTCCGTCGAGCAGCGCTTGAAGGAGCGCGATCCGAAGACGGTCGAGCTGAAGGAGACGGTAGATCGGATTTTGCGCGAGGAAGCGGAGAGCGGCGTGCTGCAAGCCAACGCGATGTATCGTTTCTTCCCGGCGCAGTCGGAAGGGGATTCCATTCATATTTATAATCCGGAGCGGCAGGATGAAGTGCTCCATACCTTCACGTTCCCGCGGCAGCAGGTCGATCCTTATATGTGTCTGGCTGATTTCCTGCGATCGAAGGAGAGCGGCGTCATGGATTATGTCGGCTTCCTGGTCGTAACGGCCGGGAAGGGAGTCCGCGAACGGTCTGATGAGTTCAAGCACCAAGGCGAGTATCTGCGTTCCCACGCCCTGCAGTCGGTGGCGTTGGAGCTGGCGGAAGGTCTGGCTGAGCGGATTCACCACATGATGCGGGAAGTATGGGGTATCCCCGATCCTGCCGAGATGACGATGAAGGAACGGTTCGGCGCCAGATACCAGGGCATTCGGGTGTCGTTCGGTTATCCGGCCTGTCCGAACCTGGAGGATCAGGAGCCGCTGTTCCGCCTCATGCAGCCGGAGGATATCGGCGTGCACTTAACGGAAGGCTTCATGATGGAGCCGGAAGCCTCCGTCACCGCGATGGTATTCGCTCATCCGCAAGGAACGTACTTCAACGTGGATAAGGCATAA
- a CDS encoding 1,2-dihydroxy-3-keto-5-methylthiopentene dioxygenase codes for MAEIRIRNTNEKITGEENVRKFLEGQGVLYEHWNPNKLDASLQDKFVLTDDEKQAILDTFDDEVRDLAARRGYRTWDIIALSDATPNIEDLLKKFEQVHTHTEDEVRAITAGNGIFVIKGSDDVGYMDVILSAGDVISVPENKPHYFTLMENRKIVAVRLFIETEGWIAHPYADPSFQQA; via the coding sequence ATGGCTGAGATTCGGATTCGAAACACGAACGAAAAAATTACTGGAGAAGAGAATGTTCGTAAGTTCCTGGAGGGGCAAGGCGTGCTGTATGAGCATTGGAATCCGAACAAATTAGACGCCTCCCTGCAAGACAAATTTGTGCTGACCGATGACGAGAAGCAGGCGATCCTTGACACATTCGATGACGAAGTCCGTGACTTGGCCGCGCGCAGAGGGTATCGGACATGGGACATTATCGCACTCTCCGACGCGACGCCGAATATTGAAGATCTGCTCAAAAAATTCGAGCAAGTTCATACTCATACCGAAGATGAGGTAAGAGCGATAACCGCCGGCAACGGCATCTTCGTTATTAAAGGATCCGATGACGTCGGCTATATGGATGTCATTCTGTCTGCGGGCGATGTCATCTCCGTTCCGGAGAACAAGCCGCACTATTTCACCTTAATGGAAAATCGCAAAATTGTAGCCGTTCGCTTATTTATCGAAACCGAGGGCTGGATCGCTCATCCGTATGCGGATCCGTCCTTCCAGCAAGCGTGA
- a CDS encoding FixH family protein, producing the protein MMKKAMLALSLCLMLIFAAACGNGNSNGGEHASHNGSGDHSGHDEHGQDGAVPDLIKVDLQVPAEVKANEPVTITARVTQNEQAVDDADKVEFEYWLEGEEQHERAEGSFTQDGTYQFEHTFDKAGTYNVISHVTARDMHSMPKKQFEVK; encoded by the coding sequence ATGATGAAGAAGGCAATGTTGGCGCTATCGCTTTGCCTGATGCTTATTTTCGCTGCAGCCTGCGGAAATGGCAATAGCAATGGCGGCGAGCATGCGAGCCACAATGGCTCCGGCGATCACAGCGGGCACGATGAGCATGGGCAGGATGGGGCGGTACCGGACTTGATCAAAGTAGACCTGCAGGTTCCTGCGGAAGTCAAAGCGAATGAGCCTGTCACGATAACCGCTCGCGTTACACAGAACGAACAAGCGGTGGATGATGCGGACAAAGTGGAGTTCGAGTATTGGCTGGAAGGGGAAGAACAGCATGAGCGAGCCGAAGGTTCGTTCACGCAGGATGGTACATATCAATTCGAGCATACGTTTGATAAAGCGGGCACATATAATGTGATCTCCCATGTAACAGCACGAGATATGCATTCGATGCCGAAGAAGCAATTCGAAGTCAAATAA
- a CDS encoding HAD family hydrolase, which yields MAIRAVLFDLDDTLLWDERCVEEAFAAVCHYAHSTARVDAEQLETEVRNAARALYETYATYAFTTNIGINPFEALWGHFTGGEHEQFRSLQQLAPAYRTASWTTGLRQSGCEDEALGAELAERFMRERRSRSYVYEETYDILRALKPHYQLLLLTNGAPDLQQEKLDGIPDIIPFFDHIVISGHHPEGKPAPSLFRHAMSLLGIGPHEGLMVGDKLTTDILGAQNVGMHHAWINRKGVTLTGNIRPEHEITNLMELIGVIESINQAALK from the coding sequence ATGGCCATACGTGCCGTATTATTCGATCTGGATGACACGCTGCTGTGGGATGAGCGGTGTGTGGAGGAAGCCTTTGCCGCTGTGTGTCACTATGCGCACTCCACAGCGAGAGTAGACGCGGAACAATTGGAGACCGAGGTGCGGAACGCTGCAAGAGCGTTATATGAAACCTATGCAACCTACGCCTTCACGACCAATATTGGCATCAATCCTTTTGAGGCGTTATGGGGGCATTTTACCGGGGGAGAGCATGAGCAGTTCCGAAGCCTGCAGCAGTTGGCGCCGGCTTACCGGACCGCCTCATGGACGACAGGTCTTCGCCAATCAGGGTGCGAGGATGAGGCGCTGGGAGCGGAGCTGGCGGAGCGATTCATGCGCGAACGTCGGTCGCGTTCTTACGTATATGAGGAGACGTATGATATTTTGCGGGCGTTGAAGCCTCATTATCAATTGCTCCTCTTGACGAACGGGGCTCCGGATTTGCAGCAGGAAAAGCTTGATGGCATTCCTGATATCATTCCGTTCTTCGATCATATCGTCATCTCCGGTCATCATCCGGAAGGGAAGCCTGCACCGAGTCTGTTCCGCCACGCGATGTCATTACTGGGCATCGGTCCTCATGAAGGCTTGATGGTTGGGGACAAGCTGACCACGGATATATTGGGTGCGCAAAATGTTGGAATGCATCATGCCTGGATTAATCGCAAGGGCGTGACATTGACCGGCAATATCCGGCCCGAACACGAGATAACCAACTTGATGGAACTGATCGGCGTGATTGAATCGATAAATCAAGCGGCGTTAAAGTAA
- a CDS encoding methyltransferase translates to MSRSWERQVRRNSAQLNKQRKKQGKPGIASHTVAFDEFKGRNFILPLILTGFTIIYGLLGSVGTNLPSPTLYWITVICYLALALMLFLRRPFLRVTKDELSTTKWNRLRTLKVEDIKKITYQPGFIVIEKNGKGANWVFSRMMNRYDIEAMHARLQQFAAQNQIAYEESSKADKNDKSKETEQSDKVVFVKPKK, encoded by the coding sequence ATGTCGCGTAGTTGGGAACGTCAAGTACGGCGCAATAGCGCTCAGTTGAACAAGCAACGCAAAAAGCAGGGCAAGCCGGGGATCGCTTCCCATACGGTTGCTTTCGATGAATTCAAGGGCCGGAATTTTATTCTTCCTTTGATATTGACCGGGTTTACGATCATTTATGGGCTGCTTGGCAGTGTTGGCACGAACCTGCCGTCCCCTACGCTGTACTGGATAACTGTTATTTGTTATTTGGCATTGGCATTGATGCTGTTTTTGCGCCGGCCCTTTTTACGGGTCACGAAAGACGAACTAAGCACGACAAAATGGAATCGGCTGCGTACGCTCAAAGTGGAAGACATCAAAAAAATAACGTATCAGCCTGGCTTCATCGTTATTGAAAAGAACGGCAAAGGCGCGAACTGGGTGTTCTCCCGTATGATGAACCGCTATGATATCGAAGCGATGCATGCGCGGCTGCAGCAGTTCGCTGCCCAGAACCAGATAGCGTACGAAGAGAGTTCAAAAGCAGACAAGAACGATAAGTCCAAGGAGACGGAGCAGTCGGATAAGGTCGTCTTCGTGAAGCCGAAGAAGTAG
- a CDS encoding DUF896 domain-containing protein: protein MNMDKLIARINELARKHKSVGLNSEELAERAALREQYLVLFRQQVRNKLDSIRYVEDEEGEQNNQPGSTVH from the coding sequence ATGAACATGGATAAATTAATCGCGCGCATCAACGAGCTGGCCCGCAAGCATAAGAGCGTAGGGCTGAACTCGGAGGAACTGGCGGAACGGGCCGCGCTTAGAGAGCAATACCTCGTATTGTTCCGGCAGCAGGTACGCAACAAGTTGGACAGCATTCGCTATGTGGAAGACGAAGAAGGCGAACAGAACAATCAACCGGGAAGCACCGTTCATTAG